From Streptomyces sp. NBC_00237, a single genomic window includes:
- the panB gene encoding 3-methyl-2-oxobutanoate hydroxymethyltransferase, translating to MTLQAAQNPAQDSAQTTVPDTAQGTAPEGRTSPQADPKALYGGTGTRRITVHQIAAAKERGEKWPMLTAYDAMTASVFDEAGVPVLLVGDSMGNCHLGYETTVPVTMDEMAFLSAAVVRGTRRAMVVADLPFGSYQEGPVQALRNATRLIKESGVGAVKLEGGERSLPQTELLVASGIPVMSHLGLTPQSVNTLGYRVQGRSDEAAHQLLRDAKAAQDAGAFALVLELVPAELAAEVTRSLSIPTIGIGAGADTDAQVLVYTDMVGLTGGKVPRFTKQYANVRQTLGDAARAFAEEVAGGAFPREEHTFH from the coding sequence ATGACGCTTCAGGCTGCCCAGAACCCTGCCCAGGACTCCGCGCAGACCACTGTGCCGGACACCGCGCAGGGCACCGCGCCCGAGGGGCGCACCTCCCCGCAGGCCGACCCCAAGGCCCTCTACGGCGGGACCGGCACGCGCCGGATCACCGTCCACCAGATCGCCGCCGCCAAGGAGCGCGGCGAGAAGTGGCCCATGCTCACCGCGTACGACGCCATGACGGCGTCCGTGTTCGACGAGGCCGGAGTGCCGGTGCTGCTCGTCGGCGACTCGATGGGCAACTGCCACCTCGGGTACGAGACCACCGTGCCGGTCACGATGGACGAGATGGCGTTCCTCTCGGCCGCCGTCGTCCGGGGGACCCGGCGCGCGATGGTCGTCGCGGACCTGCCGTTCGGCTCGTACCAGGAAGGGCCCGTGCAGGCCCTGCGCAACGCCACCCGGCTGATCAAGGAGTCGGGCGTCGGCGCGGTCAAGCTGGAGGGCGGCGAGCGGTCCCTGCCGCAGACCGAGCTCCTGGTCGCCTCCGGGATCCCGGTGATGTCCCACCTGGGGCTCACCCCGCAGTCCGTGAACACGCTCGGGTACCGGGTCCAGGGGCGGAGCGACGAGGCCGCGCACCAGCTGCTGCGGGACGCGAAGGCCGCGCAGGACGCGGGGGCCTTCGCCCTCGTACTGGAGCTGGTTCCGGCGGAGCTGGCGGCGGAGGTGACCCGGAGCCTCTCGATCCCGACGATCGGGATCGGGGCGGGGGCCGACACCGACGCGCAGGTGCTCGTGTACACCGACATGGTCGGGCTGACGGGCGGGAAGGTGCCGCGCTTCACGAAGCAGTACGCGAATGTGCGGCAGACGCTGGGGGATGCGGCGAGGGCGTTCGCGGAGGAGGTCGCGGGCGGGGCCTTCCCGCGCGAGGAGCACACCTTCCACTGA
- a CDS encoding endonuclease/exonuclease/phosphatase family protein, whose protein sequence is MAQAYRPDTGNQGPRADPSQHSDPSQHSEPARTDGTTSGSQAGAPGSTGAAGATGSTGAPRSSLRRLTDGWRGDPRIWRRGIFLAVVAVLLAVVMVFHAQIPNTVGNLGSLTETFLPWIGLAIPLLLVLALLRRSALALVVLILPAVVWINIFGGLYTDKSTPGGDLTVATHNVNAENDDPAGTVATLVASGADVVALEEIAGDRLAGYEKAMAATYKYHSVQGTVGLWSKYRLTDVRKVDIRLGWARALRATVAAPKGEIAVYVAHMPSVRVKLNAGFTAGQRDASADALGEAIAREPLRRVVLLGDLNGTMNDRALNGITAQMRSTQGAAGDGFGFSWPAAFPMARIDQIMVRGVEPTSSWTLPRTASDHLPIAARVTF, encoded by the coding sequence ATGGCGCAGGCGTACAGGCCGGACACCGGGAACCAGGGGCCGAGGGCCGATCCCTCCCAGCACTCCGATCCCTCCCAGCACTCCGAACCCGCCCGGACCGACGGAACGACCTCCGGCAGCCAGGCCGGAGCCCCCGGCTCCACCGGAGCGGCCGGCGCCACCGGTTCCACCGGCGCACCCCGCTCCTCCCTCCGCCGCCTGACCGACGGCTGGCGCGGCGACCCCCGCATCTGGCGTCGCGGCATCTTCCTCGCCGTCGTCGCCGTACTGCTCGCCGTGGTGATGGTCTTCCACGCGCAGATCCCCAACACCGTCGGCAACCTCGGCAGCCTCACCGAGACCTTCCTGCCCTGGATCGGCCTGGCGATCCCGCTGCTGCTGGTTCTCGCGCTGCTGCGCCGCTCCGCGCTGGCGCTGGTGGTGCTGATCCTCCCCGCGGTGGTCTGGATCAACATCTTCGGCGGCCTCTACACCGACAAGTCGACACCCGGCGGCGACCTCACCGTCGCCACCCACAACGTGAACGCCGAGAACGACGACCCCGCGGGCACCGTCGCCACCCTCGTCGCGTCCGGCGCCGACGTCGTCGCCCTGGAGGAGATCGCGGGCGACCGCCTCGCCGGGTACGAGAAGGCCATGGCGGCGACGTACAAGTACCACTCGGTGCAGGGCACGGTCGGCCTGTGGAGCAAGTACCGGCTGACCGACGTGCGCAAGGTCGACATCCGGCTCGGCTGGGCCCGTGCCCTGCGCGCCACGGTCGCCGCCCCCAAGGGCGAGATCGCCGTCTACGTCGCCCACATGCCGTCCGTACGCGTCAAGCTCAACGCGGGCTTCACCGCAGGTCAGCGCGATGCCAGCGCCGACGCGCTCGGCGAGGCCATCGCCCGTGAGCCGCTGCGCCGCGTCGTCCTGCTCGGCGACCTCAACGGCACCATGAACGACCGCGCCCTCAACGGCATCACCGCCCAGATGCGCTCCACCCAGGGCGCGGCGGGCGACGGCTTCGGCTTCAGCTGGCCCGCCGCGTTCCCGATGGCGCGGATCGACCAGATCATGGTCAGGGGCGTCGAGCCGACGTCCTCGTGGACGCTGCCGCGCACGGCGAGCGACCACCTGCCGATCGCCGCCCGGGTCACGTTCTAG
- a CDS encoding NAD+ synthase, whose translation MPQLRLALNQIDSTVGDLTGNAEAIVHWTRHAADQGAHLIAFPEMVLTGYPVEDLALRSSFVEASREAVRALAARLADEGFGDVPVVVGYLDRSAQAPGRYGQPAGAPQDAAAVLFGGRVALSFAKHHLPNYGVFDEFRYFVPGDSLPVIRVHGVDVALAICEDLWQDGGRVPAARTAGAGLLLSVNASPYEVDKDDTRLDLVRRRAREAGCTTAYVAMTGGQDELVYDGDSIVCDRHGEVIARAPQFSEGSMLLDLDLPAASDDPVTGVVDDGLHIDRVVLQAEPLAPYDAELAGGCAERLEDAEETYTALVVGLRAYLAKNGFGSVLIGLSGGIDSALVAALACDAVGAQNVYGVSMPSKYSSEHSRDDAAELARRTGLHYRTVEIGPMFDAYMAALGLTGLAEENLQSRLRGTTLMALSNQEGHLVLAPGNKSELAVGYSTLYGDSVGAYGPIKDVYKTWVFELARWRNKAAEERGQTPPIPENSISKPPSAELRPGQVDTDALPDYDVLDRILELYVDRDQGLEAIVREGFERALVARTLRMVDTAEYKRRQYPPGTKISPKGFGKDRRLPVTNRWREGAG comes from the coding sequence GTGCCTCAACTACGCCTGGCCCTCAACCAGATCGACTCCACCGTCGGCGACCTCACCGGCAACGCCGAGGCGATCGTCCACTGGACCCGGCACGCCGCCGACCAGGGCGCGCACCTGATCGCCTTCCCCGAGATGGTCCTCACCGGCTATCCCGTCGAGGACCTCGCCCTGCGCTCCTCGTTCGTCGAGGCGTCCCGGGAGGCCGTGCGCGCGCTCGCGGCGCGGCTGGCGGACGAGGGGTTCGGGGACGTGCCGGTCGTCGTCGGGTACCTCGACCGGTCCGCGCAGGCCCCCGGGCGTTACGGCCAGCCCGCCGGGGCCCCGCAGGACGCCGCCGCCGTGCTCTTCGGGGGCCGGGTGGCACTGTCCTTCGCCAAGCACCACCTGCCCAACTACGGCGTCTTCGACGAGTTCCGCTACTTCGTGCCGGGCGACTCGCTGCCCGTGATCCGGGTGCACGGCGTCGACGTCGCCCTCGCGATCTGCGAGGACCTGTGGCAGGACGGCGGCCGGGTGCCCGCCGCCCGCACCGCCGGGGCCGGACTGCTGCTGTCGGTCAACGCCTCGCCGTACGAGGTGGACAAGGACGACACCCGCCTCGACCTGGTGCGCAGGCGGGCCCGCGAGGCCGGGTGCACGACGGCGTACGTCGCGATGACCGGCGGTCAGGACGAACTCGTCTACGACGGCGACTCGATCGTCTGCGACCGGCACGGCGAGGTGATCGCCCGCGCCCCGCAGTTCAGCGAGGGCAGCATGCTGCTCGACCTGGACCTGCCCGCCGCCTCCGACGACCCGGTCACCGGCGTCGTCGACGACGGGCTGCACATCGACCGCGTGGTGCTCCAGGCCGAGCCGCTCGCCCCGTACGACGCCGAGCTGGCCGGGGGCTGCGCGGAGCGGCTGGAGGACGCCGAGGAAACCTACACGGCGCTGGTCGTGGGCCTGCGCGCGTACCTCGCGAAGAATGGATTCGGCTCGGTCCTGATCGGGCTCTCCGGCGGCATCGACTCCGCCCTCGTCGCCGCGCTGGCCTGCGACGCGGTCGGCGCGCAGAACGTGTACGGCGTCTCCATGCCGTCGAAGTACTCCTCCGAGCACTCCAGGGACGACGCCGCCGAGCTGGCCCGCCGCACCGGGCTGCACTACCGGACCGTCGAGATCGGCCCGATGTTCGACGCGTACATGGCGGCGCTGGGCCTCACCGGGCTCGCCGAGGAGAACCTCCAGTCGCGGCTGCGCGGCACCACCCTGATGGCGCTCTCCAACCAGGAGGGCCACCTCGTCCTCGCCCCCGGCAACAAGTCCGAGCTGGCGGTGGGCTACTCGACGCTGTACGGCGACTCCGTGGGCGCGTACGGCCCGATCAAGGACGTCTACAAGACCTGGGTCTTCGAGCTGGCCCGCTGGCGCAACAAGGCCGCCGAGGAACGCGGCCAGACCCCGCCGATCCCGGAGAACTCGATCTCCAAGCCGCCGAGCGCCGAACTGCGCCCCGGCCAGGTCGACACCGACGCGCTGCCCGACTACGACGTCCTCGACCGGATCCTGGAGCTGTACGTCGACCGGGACCAGGGTCTGGAGGCGATCGTCCGGGAGGGCTTCGAGCGGGCGCTGGTCGCCAGGACGCTCCGGATGGTGGACACGGCGGAGTACAAGCGCCGCCAGTACCCGCCGGGGACGAAGATCTCGCCGAAGGGGTTCGGCAAGGACCGCAGGCTGCCGGTCACGAACAGGTGGCGGGAGGGGGCGGGGTAG
- a CDS encoding DUF4190 domain-containing protein, with protein MSQPPAPSEQPVQPVQPDQPVQPVQPDQPDQPDQPNPWAPPQEGTHAPDPTAPGTAQQDTLIGGPPSAPYAPGPGYGYGPTPPYGYGYAPQPQAPRNGMVVTSLVLGIVGFALGVPIVLFWLSWLPSLLGLIFGIIALGQINKGTATGKVMAIFGLITGALGLALAIIGAIISFALVKSGVDEYDRVLQVEASETPAPKSKELTDAEKKLAELEASRSAEDAAEADAAKPKTFGTTYTFRDGVTIKVDKPVPYTADSIAAGHTKGYKTFKVKITMTNGSQKKFDTLYALPRFKDADEAEVQMVFDGNVPSSFRGSLHPGKTKTGTYAFDLPPEAAGTASVEMAPGVGYPKAVWSGPTR; from the coding sequence ATGAGCCAGCCCCCCGCCCCCTCCGAGCAGCCGGTCCAGCCGGTCCAGCCGGATCAGCCGGTCCAGCCCGTCCAGCCGGATCAGCCGGATCAGCCGGACCAGCCGAATCCGTGGGCCCCGCCCCAGGAGGGCACCCACGCACCGGACCCGACCGCCCCGGGCACCGCTCAGCAGGACACCCTGATCGGCGGCCCGCCGTCCGCTCCGTACGCACCCGGTCCGGGTTACGGGTACGGGCCGACGCCGCCCTACGGGTACGGCTACGCCCCGCAGCCCCAGGCCCCGCGCAACGGCATGGTCGTCACCTCCCTGGTGCTCGGCATCGTCGGCTTCGCGCTCGGCGTTCCGATCGTCCTGTTCTGGCTGAGCTGGCTGCCGTCGCTGCTGGGCCTGATCTTCGGCATCATCGCGCTCGGGCAGATCAACAAGGGCACCGCGACCGGCAAGGTCATGGCCATCTTCGGCCTGATAACGGGCGCGCTCGGCCTCGCGCTGGCGATCATCGGCGCGATCATCAGCTTCGCGCTGGTCAAGTCCGGCGTCGACGAGTACGACCGCGTCCTCCAGGTCGAGGCGAGCGAGACGCCCGCGCCCAAGAGCAAGGAGCTCACCGACGCGGAGAAGAAGCTGGCCGAGCTGGAGGCTTCCCGGTCAGCCGAGGACGCCGCGGAGGCCGACGCCGCGAAGCCCAAGACGTTCGGCACGACGTACACGTTCCGGGACGGCGTCACGATCAAGGTCGACAAGCCGGTCCCGTACACCGCCGACTCCATCGCCGCCGGGCACACCAAGGGCTACAAGACGTTCAAGGTGAAGATCACCATGACGAACGGCTCGCAGAAGAAGTTCGACACCCTGTACGCGCTCCCGCGCTTCAAGGACGCCGACGAGGCCGAGGTCCAGATGGTCTTCGACGGCAACGTGCCCTCCTCGTTCCGGGGTTCGCTGCACCCGGGCAAGACCAAGACCGGCACGTACGCCTTCGACCTGCCGCCGGAGGCCGCCGGGACCGCGTCCGTGGAGATGGCGCCGGGCGTCGGCTACCCCAAGGCGGTCTGGTCGGGACCGACCAGGTAA
- a CDS encoding multicopper oxidase family protein, with protein sequence MRDTHRTPPALPTRRSVLGAGVAVAGTGFLAACSSGGDATDHAGTGHGGSAPAPSSPAAPGGFVAPYDKEVAAAEAARGNGPTRTVKLTATPGTLDLGGGVTVRSWAYGDALPGKEVRVTSGETLALTLANHLPAATSLHWHGLALRNDMDGVPGLTQKEIAPGGQFTYRFKVPDPGTYWFHPHSGVQQDRGLYAPLIVEDPKEPLAYDREWVVVLDDWVDGVEGSTPDAVLAELSKGMGGMDHGGGTSGGGHEGHGMAAPTTAPPKGAGPSRMMMGSSSDLLGADAGDVAHPHYLVNGRTPQAPSTCRAKPGERIRLRIVNAGGDTAFRVALGGHRMTVTHTDGFPVEHATTDALLLGMGERYDVVVTAGDGVFPLTAVAEGKKAAGLALLRTGSGAAPSASVRPKELTGKLVTADRLRAAESVALTPRKPDRTVRLRMTGGMAKYDWAFDGKPYSPDQRHPVRAGERVRLDVTNATTMWHPVHLHGHTFALGSSPGGARKDTAIVLPNGRLTVDFDADNPGLWMVHCHNVYHSEAGMMTVLGYRR encoded by the coding sequence ATGCGCGATACGCATCGCACGCCGCCCGCCCTTCCCACCCGCCGTTCCGTGCTCGGCGCGGGTGTCGCCGTCGCCGGGACCGGTTTCCTGGCCGCCTGTTCGTCCGGTGGCGACGCCACCGACCACGCCGGAACGGGGCACGGCGGCTCCGCTCCCGCGCCCTCCTCCCCCGCCGCGCCCGGCGGCTTCGTCGCTCCGTACGACAAGGAGGTCGCCGCCGCCGAGGCCGCCCGGGGCAACGGCCCGACCCGCACCGTGAAGCTCACCGCCACTCCCGGCACCCTCGACCTCGGCGGCGGCGTCACCGTCAGGTCCTGGGCGTACGGGGACGCCCTGCCCGGCAAGGAGGTGCGGGTCACCTCGGGCGAGACCCTCGCCCTGACCCTCGCCAACCACCTCCCCGCCGCCACGTCGCTGCACTGGCACGGCCTCGCCCTGCGCAACGACATGGACGGCGTGCCGGGGCTGACACAGAAGGAGATCGCGCCCGGGGGCCAGTTCACGTACCGCTTCAAGGTGCCGGACCCGGGGACGTACTGGTTCCACCCGCACTCCGGCGTCCAGCAGGACCGGGGGCTGTACGCGCCGCTGATCGTCGAGGACCCGAAGGAGCCGCTGGCGTACGACCGGGAGTGGGTCGTGGTGCTGGACGACTGGGTGGACGGGGTGGAGGGCTCCACTCCGGACGCCGTACTCGCCGAACTCAGCAAGGGCATGGGCGGCATGGACCACGGCGGTGGCACGAGCGGCGGCGGTCACGAGGGGCACGGCATGGCCGCTCCCACGACCGCGCCCCCCAAAGGGGCCGGGCCCTCCCGCATGATGATGGGCTCCTCCAGCGACCTCCTCGGCGCTGACGCCGGGGACGTCGCCCACCCGCACTACCTGGTCAACGGCCGCACCCCACAGGCTCCTTCCACCTGCCGCGCCAAGCCGGGCGAGCGGATCAGGCTGCGGATCGTCAACGCGGGCGGCGACACCGCCTTCCGGGTCGCGCTCGGCGGGCACCGCATGACCGTCACGCACACCGACGGCTTCCCGGTCGAGCACGCCACCACGGACGCGCTGCTGCTGGGGATGGGCGAGCGGTACGACGTCGTGGTGACCGCGGGCGACGGGGTCTTCCCGCTGACCGCCGTCGCGGAGGGCAAGAAGGCGGCGGGGCTTGCGCTGCTGCGCACCGGTTCGGGGGCCGCGCCCTCCGCGTCCGTACGGCCGAAGGAGCTGACGGGGAAGCTGGTGACGGCCGACAGGCTGCGGGCGGCGGAGTCGGTGGCGCTGACGCCCCGCAAGCCCGACCGGACGGTTCGGCTCCGGATGACCGGCGGGATGGCGAAGTACGACTGGGCCTTCGACGGGAAGCCGTACTCGCCGGACCAGCGGCACCCGGTGAGGGCGGGCGAGCGGGTGCGGCTCGACGTCACCAACGCGACGACGATGTGGCACCCGGTGCATCTGCACGGGCACACCTTCGCGCTCGGGAGCTCCCCCGGCGGCGCGCGCAAGGACACCGCGATCGTGCTGCCGAACGGGCGGCTGACCGTCGACTTCGACGCGGACAATCCGGGCCTGTGGATGGTGCACTGCCACAACGTGTACCACTCGGAGGCCGGGATGATGACGGTGCTCGGCTACCGGCGCTGA
- a CDS encoding DUF998 domain-containing protein gives MSRFEASFEPPASPSPSSTPDSSRPISLLLGLGAAAYTAWVLEVLVWTGLNPIDTYVSELAAADQPLGGVFRATDLLAGTLLFLGASWALLRTPRRPWLVAGWAGLVLFGAATVADSRLPLSCAPTVDPVCAARETAGLVPATHAAHAWSSSLAMTGALTGVVALTVAARRYRQWTPLYRRGPLLTCLVLAATAWTLTSVALFQAGRGTWALGAGQRLQVLLVAIWLAVLAYAVRREKLSP, from the coding sequence ATGTCCCGATTTGAAGCCAGCTTCGAACCTCCAGCCTCCCCCTCCCCTTCAAGCACTCCCGACTCCTCCCGCCCCATCTCGCTCCTCCTCGGCCTCGGCGCGGCCGCGTACACCGCGTGGGTGCTCGAAGTCCTCGTGTGGACGGGCCTGAACCCCATCGACACGTACGTCAGTGAACTCGCCGCAGCGGACCAGCCGTTGGGCGGTGTCTTCCGCGCCACCGACCTGCTCGCGGGCACCCTCCTCTTCCTCGGCGCGTCCTGGGCGCTGCTGCGCACCCCGCGCCGCCCCTGGCTGGTGGCGGGATGGGCCGGACTCGTGCTGTTCGGAGCGGCGACGGTGGCGGACTCCCGGCTTCCGCTGAGCTGCGCCCCCACCGTGGACCCGGTGTGCGCCGCGCGGGAGACCGCCGGGCTCGTTCCCGCCACCCACGCCGCCCACGCGTGGAGCAGCAGCCTCGCCATGACCGGCGCGCTCACCGGGGTCGTCGCGCTCACCGTCGCGGCGCGCCGCTACCGGCAGTGGACCCCGTTGTACCGCCGGGGCCCGCTCCTGACCTGTCTCGTACTGGCCGCGACCGCCTGGACCTTGACCTCCGTCGCCCTCTTTCAGGCCGGGAGGGGGACCTGGGCGCTCGGCGCGGGGCAGCGGCTCCAGGTGCTGCTGGTGGCGATCTGGCTGGCGGTGCTCGCGTACGCGGTGCGGCGCGAGAAGCTGTCCCCATGA
- a CDS encoding alpha/beta fold hydrolase, producing the protein MTIIGAGPGAGGFVRIQGVPHHVVVEGGGPVCVLSAGLAMSWYDWEPVVPLLTPHRTVVRFDRPGHGLSGPAQAPPTAAGEAHRIAALLDALGLTAPATVVGHSIAGFHAEAFARLYPERTEGVVLVDSSTEPRARASSAPAVRTGATRALATALAAAGIPALLGPVARRALVRASRARRAHDPAPTPLVRRTYRTTRVLRGTLLENSSYLAVAAELLALRDTHPLPSDLPLTVLAAYDGRPTHPSVHWLDRQRDLADVLAARFEIVAGAGHLLMLDRPERVAEAVLCQTRVLV; encoded by the coding sequence ATGACGATCATCGGGGCAGGTCCTGGCGCAGGCGGATTCGTACGCATCCAAGGGGTGCCGCACCACGTGGTGGTGGAGGGCGGCGGCCCGGTGTGCGTACTGAGCGCGGGGCTCGCGATGAGCTGGTACGACTGGGAGCCGGTCGTGCCGCTGCTGACGCCGCACCGCACGGTGGTCCGCTTCGACCGGCCGGGACACGGGCTTTCGGGCCCCGCGCAGGCGCCCCCGACCGCGGCGGGAGAGGCCCACCGCATAGCGGCGCTCCTGGACGCGCTGGGACTGACCGCCCCCGCCACCGTCGTCGGCCACTCCATCGCCGGGTTCCACGCCGAAGCCTTCGCCCGCCTGTACCCCGAACGCACCGAGGGCGTCGTCCTGGTGGACTCCAGCACGGAGCCGCGCGCGCGGGCCTCGTCGGCCCCCGCCGTACGGACAGGGGCCACGCGCGCCCTGGCCACGGCCCTCGCCGCTGCCGGAATCCCCGCCCTGCTGGGCCCCGTCGCCCGCCGCGCGCTGGTACGCGCCTCCCGCGCGCGCCGTGCCCACGACCCGGCCCCGACCCCGCTCGTCCGCCGCACGTACCGCACGACGCGCGTGCTGCGCGGAACGCTCCTGGAGAACAGCTCCTACCTGGCGGTCGCCGCCGAACTCCTCGCCCTGCGCGACACCCACCCCCTCCCTTCGGACCTCCCCCTCACCGTGCTCGCCGCCTACGACGGCCGCCCCACCCACCCCTCCGTCCACTGGCTGGACCGCCAGCGCGACCTGGCCGACGTCCTCGCCGCCCGCTTCGAGATCGTCGCCGGAGCGGGCCACCTCCTGATGCTGGACCGGCCCGAGCGGGTGGCGGAGGCGGTCCTCTGTCAGACCCGTGTGCTCGTATGA
- a CDS encoding DUF5990 family protein: MTASKATPKAASKAASKATPKVAPKDTPKATLKVRIVGHDLPGAECGEFRDVHVAVQRKKDPEGPVRGDAAEAVWDFTVDVVPGGGGPDFRGPYVQGRPGERFLYLTWGEVGPDGAFEMFRRAKVFWADLPAELVERGEAEGHVSLTDDKGMPLCAAVRPPRITWT, encoded by the coding sequence ATGACCGCATCGAAAGCCACGCCGAAAGCCGCGTCGAAAGCCGCGTCGAAAGCCACGCCGAAAGTCGCACCGAAGGACACGCCGAAGGCCACGCTGAAGGTACGCATCGTCGGGCACGACCTGCCGGGGGCGGAGTGCGGGGAGTTCCGGGACGTGCACGTGGCGGTGCAGCGGAAGAAGGACCCCGAGGGGCCGGTCCGAGGGGACGCGGCCGAGGCGGTCTGGGACTTCACGGTGGACGTCGTCCCGGGCGGCGGCGGCCCGGACTTCCGGGGCCCGTACGTGCAGGGCCGCCCGGGGGAGCGGTTCCTCTACCTGACGTGGGGCGAGGTGGGCCCGGACGGCGCCTTCGAGATGTTCCGCCGGGCGAAGGTCTTCTGGGCGGACCTGCCGGCGGAACTGGTGGAACGGGGCGAGGCGGAGGGCCACGTCTCCCTCACGGACGACAAGGGCATGCCCCTGTGCGCGGCCGTCCGCCCCCCGAGAATCACATGGACCTGA
- a CDS encoding DUF305 domain-containing protein — protein sequence MSRTWWQAVGAVVFALAVVAGTVTVTRAAMTSAPEPGSGSGSASSAGAAAGSGVAGSPREDSADAGFARDMAAHHQQAVEMSFLVRDRTKDADVRRLAYDIANTQANQRGMMLGWLDLWGLPKVASAEAPVMGWTGDAAHSEHASRQDGLMPGMATRAQLKALGEASGRDAEVRYLRLMIAHHKGGVEMARGCVTLCSVGVEKELAQGMVDAQRSEMELMEGMLRERGVE from the coding sequence GTGAGCCGTACGTGGTGGCAGGCCGTGGGGGCGGTGGTGTTCGCGCTGGCGGTGGTGGCGGGGACGGTGACCGTGACGCGGGCGGCGATGACGTCGGCTCCGGAGCCGGGGTCGGGGTCGGGGTCCGCGTCGTCGGCGGGCGCGGCGGCCGGGTCCGGGGTGGCCGGGAGCCCTCGGGAGGACTCGGCGGATGCGGGGTTCGCGCGGGACATGGCGGCGCACCACCAGCAGGCGGTGGAGATGTCGTTCCTGGTCAGGGACCGGACGAAGGACGCGGACGTACGGCGTCTCGCGTACGACATCGCCAATACGCAGGCGAACCAGCGGGGCATGATGCTGGGCTGGCTCGATCTGTGGGGGCTGCCGAAGGTGGCGTCGGCGGAGGCCCCGGTGATGGGGTGGACGGGGGATGCGGCGCACTCCGAGCACGCGTCCCGCCAGGACGGGCTGATGCCGGGGATGGCGACGCGGGCGCAGTTGAAGGCGCTCGGGGAGGCGTCCGGGCGGGACGCTGAGGTGCGGTACCTGCGCTTGATGATCGCGCACCACAAGGGCGGGGTGGAGATGGCTCGGGGGTGCGTGACCCTGTGCTCGGTGGGGGTGGAGAAGGAGCTGGCGCAGGGGATGGTGGACGCGCAGCGGTCGGAGATGGAGTTGATGGAGGGGATGCTGCGGGAGAGGGGAGTGGAGTAG
- a CDS encoding DUF3105 domain-containing protein — protein sequence MSTTSSSRKARIDEMRRAEKSRDRRNKIIAFTVGGAVLAGVVGFGVYVFTKESDKKDAQVAAAKAPIKDEKTWDAKKLGRNHVAKEVTYPMAPPVGGDHHQAWMNCQGDVYAKPVPNKHAVHSLEHGAVWVTYNDKAPKGDVDKLAAKVKKTQYSLMSPVQGQSGPIMLSAWGKQVTVDGADDPRVNQFFTRYVMGKQTPEPGAACSNGVTLDEAGTPVLGGGME from the coding sequence ATGTCCACCACCTCCTCCTCCCGCAAGGCCCGAATAGACGAGATGCGGCGCGCCGAGAAGTCCCGCGACCGCCGCAACAAGATCATCGCGTTCACGGTCGGCGGAGCCGTCCTCGCCGGGGTCGTCGGCTTCGGGGTGTACGTCTTCACCAAGGAGTCCGACAAGAAGGACGCCCAGGTCGCCGCCGCGAAGGCGCCGATCAAGGACGAGAAGACCTGGGACGCGAAGAAGCTGGGCCGCAACCACGTGGCCAAGGAGGTCACGTACCCGATGGCCCCGCCGGTCGGCGGCGACCACCACCAAGCGTGGATGAACTGCCAGGGCGACGTCTACGCGAAGCCGGTCCCGAACAAGCACGCCGTGCACTCGCTGGAGCACGGCGCGGTGTGGGTGACGTACAACGACAAGGCCCCCAAGGGCGATGTCGACAAGCTGGCGGCGAAGGTCAAGAAGACGCAGTACTCGCTGATGAGCCCGGTGCAGGGGCAGTCCGGGCCGATCATGCTGAGCGCGTGGGGCAAGCAGGTCACCGTGGACGGGGCGGACGACCCCCGGGTGAACCAGTTCTTCACCCGGTACGTGATGGGCAAGCAGACCCCGGAGCCGGGCGCGGCGTGCTCGAACGGCGTGACGCTGGACGAGGCCGGCACTCCGGTGCTGGGCGGGGGCATGGAGTAG